A genomic window from Carassius auratus strain Wakin chromosome 45, ASM336829v1, whole genome shotgun sequence includes:
- the LOC113063142 gene encoding ankyrin repeat and SOCS box protein 2-like isoform X3, with protein sequence MAAAHVSMPGTTHNNMDFADYSLYSELSDDELMELAIERSIADAQNSASDTESSKTPTSPNRPAARWQAPPSHPPQPQPELTACPANPPREFDPIAKAILEGDVGSVKLLVKQPGCNLLKPNKDGWMPLHEAAYYGQDQCIKILLRAQPGMINQCTLNEQTALMIAVVMEHLACMECLLEKGADPDITNKDRETPLYKACEKENPTMVAMLLNYGASVNKSCIQGWTALHESVCRNNVEICEMLLKAGAKVSIPNMYGITPIFVAAQSGKVDALRMLLKNGADLNSEAADGATALYEACKNGHEGTVQFLLSQNADANKPGKTGLLPIHIAAQHGNDSKDLLTFGCTHKIVRATNIISMLIPATSKARVKRSGISPLHLAAERNRNDILELLIEAGFDVNATLSEGRSMMYEDRRSTALYFAVMNNNINATTMLLKAGANPNLDTFNPVLVALRQGCIQTVTLLVEHGANVNSYIPTHPTTFPASVMFCMKYLTLLKYLMDNGCDALSCFNCVYGSNPHPPIKTRCNPRYDSDEAVEKTCIQFCEVISSEHVSRWAGPIIDVLLDYVGHVKLCARLIEHLDSFHEWQCIKERAMPPRPLMQLCRLKIRKLLGTKRLKKIHKLPVAPRLIKFLNHQERKQDF encoded by the exons ATGGCAGCCGCCCATGTGTCCATGCCAGGTACAACACACAACAACATGGACTTTGCTGACTACAGTCTCTACAGCGAGCTGTCTGATGATGAGCTCATGGAGCTGGCAATTGAGCGGAGCATTGCTGATGCTCAGAACTCTGCGTCAGACACTGAAAGCTCAAAGACCCCCACTTCTCCAAACAGGCCAGCAGCCCGATGGCAAGCTCCACCATCACATCCTCCCCAGCCGCAACCAGAACTGACTGCGTGTCCCGCCAATCCACCCAG GGAGTTTGATCCTATTGCTAAGGCCATTTTGGAAGGAGATGTAGGATCAGTGAAACTGTTGGTTAAGCAACCTGGGTGCAACCTTCTTAAACCAAATAAAGATGGATGGATGCCTTTGCACGAGGCGGCATATTATGGACAAGATCAATGTATTAAAATTCTCCTGAGAG CTCAACCTGGGATGATCAACCAGTGCACTTTGAATGAGCAGACTGCTTTAATGATAGCTGTGGTAATGGAACATCTTGCATGCATGGAGTGTCTTCTAGAGAAAGGAGCTGATCCTGATATTACCAATAAGGATAGGGAGACTCCCCTTTACAAAG CATGTGAGAAGGAAAACCCAACAATGGTTGCCATGTTACTGAATTATGGCGCCTCTGTGAATAAGAGCTGTATTCAAGGCTGGACCGCTCTCCATGAGAGTGTGTGCAGGAACAATGTGGAAATCTGTGAGATGCTGTTGAAAGCTGGAGCCAAAGTCAGCATACCCAACATGTACGGAATCACTCCTATCTTTGTGGCCGCCCAAAGTGGAAAAGTGGATGCCCTTcgcatgcttttaaaaaatg GTGCAGATCTCAACAGCGAGGCTGCAGATGGAGCCACAGCACTGTATGAGGCCTGTAAAAATGGTCATGAGGGAACTGTACAGTTTCTTCTATCTCAAAATGCAGATGCCAACAAGCCAGGcaaaactggactgttgccaaTTCATATAGCTGCCCAGCATGGTAATGATAG CAAAGACCTCCTCACTTTCGGGTGTACCCACAAAATTGTCAGGGCAACTAA TATCATATCCATGCTGATCCCAGCCACAAGCAAGGCCAGAGTGAAGCGTTCAGGTATCAGCCCCCTCCATTTAGCAGCGGAGCGCAACAGAAACGATATTCTTGAGTTACTGATCGAGGCTGGCTTTGATGTCAATGCCACGTTGTCCGAGGGTCGTTCTATGATGTATGAAGATCGTCGCAGCACAGCTCTATACTTTGCTGTCATGAACAACAACATCAATGCTACCACCATGCTCCTGAAGGCTGGTGCTAATCCAAACCTGGACACATTCAACCCAGTCCTAGTGGCCCTGAGGCAGGGTTGCATCCAGACAGTGACTTTGCTGGTTGAACATGGTGCTAATGTCAATTCCTACATCCCAACTCACCCAACTACCTTTCCAGCCAGTGTTATGTTCTGCATGAAGTATCTGACTTTACTGAAGTATCTAATGGATAATGGCTGCGATGCCTTGTCATGTTTCAATTGTGTTTATGGCAGCAATCCTCATCCACCTATAAAAACTAGGTGTAATCCAAGATATGATTCTGATGAAGCAGTAGAAAAAACTTGTATTCAG TTCTGTGAGGTGATCTCTAGCGAACACGTCTCCCGTTGGGCAGGACCGATTATAGACGTGCTGCTTGATTATGTTGGGCATGTGAAACTGTGTGCACGACTCATTGAACATCTGGACAGTTTCCATGAGTGGCAGTGCATCAAAGAGAGAGCAA TGCCTCCACGCCCACTCATGCAGCTCTGCAGACTGAAAATCCGCAAACTGCTCGGGACCAAGAGACTGAAGAAAATTCACAAGCTTCCGGTTGCTCCAAGGTTGATCAAATTCCTAAATCATCAAGAACGAAAGCAAGACTTTTAA
- the LOC113063142 gene encoding ankyrin repeat and SOCS box protein 2-like isoform X2: MAAAHVSMPGTTHNNMDFADYSLYSELSDDELMELAIERSIADAQNSASDTESSKTPTSPNRPAARWQAPPSHPPQPQPELTACPANPPRETICPQDVNSVSHFVTGNGKRMMEYRKYDGSLQVAHVPEEEFDPIAKAILEGDVGSVKLLVKQPGCNLLKPNKDGWMPLHEAAYYGQDQCIKILLRAQPGMINQCTLNEQTALMIAVVMEHLACMECLLEKGADPDITNKDRETPLYKACEKENPTMVAMLLNYGASVNKSCIQGWTALHESVCRNNVEICEMLLKAGAKVSIPNMYGITPIFVAAQSGKVDALRMLLKNGADLNSEAADGATALYEACKNGHEGTVQFLLSQNADANKPGKTGLLPIHIAAQHGNDSIISMLIPATSKARVKRSGISPLHLAAERNRNDILELLIEAGFDVNATLSEGRSMMYEDRRSTALYFAVMNNNINATTMLLKAGANPNLDTFNPVLVALRQGCIQTVTLLVEHGANVNSYIPTHPTTFPASVMFCMKYLTLLKYLMDNGCDALSCFNCVYGSNPHPPIKTRCNPRYDSDEAVEKTCIQFCEVISSEHVSRWAGPIIDVLLDYVGHVKLCARLIEHLDSFHEWQCIKERAMPPRPLMQLCRLKIRKLLGTKRLKKIHKLPVAPRLIKFLNHQERKQDF; the protein is encoded by the exons ATGGCAGCCGCCCATGTGTCCATGCCAGGTACAACACACAACAACATGGACTTTGCTGACTACAGTCTCTACAGCGAGCTGTCTGATGATGAGCTCATGGAGCTGGCAATTGAGCGGAGCATTGCTGATGCTCAGAACTCTGCGTCAGACACTGAAAGCTCAAAGACCCCCACTTCTCCAAACAGGCCAGCAGCCCGATGGCAAGCTCCACCATCACATCCTCCCCAGCCGCAACCAGAACTGACTGCGTGTCCCGCCAATCCACCCAG agaaaCAATATGTCCACAGGATGTAAATTCAGTAAGTCACTTTGTTACTGGTAATGGCAAGCGAATGATGGAATACCGAAAATATGACGGAAGTTTGCAAGTTGCCCATGTGCCTGAAGA GGAGTTTGATCCTATTGCTAAGGCCATTTTGGAAGGAGATGTAGGATCAGTGAAACTGTTGGTTAAGCAACCTGGGTGCAACCTTCTTAAACCAAATAAAGATGGATGGATGCCTTTGCACGAGGCGGCATATTATGGACAAGATCAATGTATTAAAATTCTCCTGAGAG CTCAACCTGGGATGATCAACCAGTGCACTTTGAATGAGCAGACTGCTTTAATGATAGCTGTGGTAATGGAACATCTTGCATGCATGGAGTGTCTTCTAGAGAAAGGAGCTGATCCTGATATTACCAATAAGGATAGGGAGACTCCCCTTTACAAAG CATGTGAGAAGGAAAACCCAACAATGGTTGCCATGTTACTGAATTATGGCGCCTCTGTGAATAAGAGCTGTATTCAAGGCTGGACCGCTCTCCATGAGAGTGTGTGCAGGAACAATGTGGAAATCTGTGAGATGCTGTTGAAAGCTGGAGCCAAAGTCAGCATACCCAACATGTACGGAATCACTCCTATCTTTGTGGCCGCCCAAAGTGGAAAAGTGGATGCCCTTcgcatgcttttaaaaaatg GTGCAGATCTCAACAGCGAGGCTGCAGATGGAGCCACAGCACTGTATGAGGCCTGTAAAAATGGTCATGAGGGAACTGTACAGTTTCTTCTATCTCAAAATGCAGATGCCAACAAGCCAGGcaaaactggactgttgccaaTTCATATAGCTGCCCAGCATGGTAATGATAG TATCATATCCATGCTGATCCCAGCCACAAGCAAGGCCAGAGTGAAGCGTTCAGGTATCAGCCCCCTCCATTTAGCAGCGGAGCGCAACAGAAACGATATTCTTGAGTTACTGATCGAGGCTGGCTTTGATGTCAATGCCACGTTGTCCGAGGGTCGTTCTATGATGTATGAAGATCGTCGCAGCACAGCTCTATACTTTGCTGTCATGAACAACAACATCAATGCTACCACCATGCTCCTGAAGGCTGGTGCTAATCCAAACCTGGACACATTCAACCCAGTCCTAGTGGCCCTGAGGCAGGGTTGCATCCAGACAGTGACTTTGCTGGTTGAACATGGTGCTAATGTCAATTCCTACATCCCAACTCACCCAACTACCTTTCCAGCCAGTGTTATGTTCTGCATGAAGTATCTGACTTTACTGAAGTATCTAATGGATAATGGCTGCGATGCCTTGTCATGTTTCAATTGTGTTTATGGCAGCAATCCTCATCCACCTATAAAAACTAGGTGTAATCCAAGATATGATTCTGATGAAGCAGTAGAAAAAACTTGTATTCAG TTCTGTGAGGTGATCTCTAGCGAACACGTCTCCCGTTGGGCAGGACCGATTATAGACGTGCTGCTTGATTATGTTGGGCATGTGAAACTGTGTGCACGACTCATTGAACATCTGGACAGTTTCCATGAGTGGCAGTGCATCAAAGAGAGAGCAA TGCCTCCACGCCCACTCATGCAGCTCTGCAGACTGAAAATCCGCAAACTGCTCGGGACCAAGAGACTGAAGAAAATTCACAAGCTTCCGGTTGCTCCAAGGTTGATCAAATTCCTAAATCATCAAGAACGAAAGCAAGACTTTTAA
- the LOC113063142 gene encoding ankyrin repeat and SOCS box protein 2-like isoform X1 → MAAAHVSMPGTTHNNMDFADYSLYSELSDDELMELAIERSIADAQNSASDTESSKTPTSPNRPAARWQAPPSHPPQPQPELTACPANPPRETICPQDVNSVSHFVTGNGKRMMEYRKYDGSLQVAHVPEEEFDPIAKAILEGDVGSVKLLVKQPGCNLLKPNKDGWMPLHEAAYYGQDQCIKILLRAQPGMINQCTLNEQTALMIAVVMEHLACMECLLEKGADPDITNKDRETPLYKACEKENPTMVAMLLNYGASVNKSCIQGWTALHESVCRNNVEICEMLLKAGAKVSIPNMYGITPIFVAAQSGKVDALRMLLKNGADLNSEAADGATALYEACKNGHEGTVQFLLSQNADANKPGKTGLLPIHIAAQHGNDSKDLLTFGCTHKIVRATNIISMLIPATSKARVKRSGISPLHLAAERNRNDILELLIEAGFDVNATLSEGRSMMYEDRRSTALYFAVMNNNINATTMLLKAGANPNLDTFNPVLVALRQGCIQTVTLLVEHGANVNSYIPTHPTTFPASVMFCMKYLTLLKYLMDNGCDALSCFNCVYGSNPHPPIKTRCNPRYDSDEAVEKTCIQFCEVISSEHVSRWAGPIIDVLLDYVGHVKLCARLIEHLDSFHEWQCIKERAMPPRPLMQLCRLKIRKLLGTKRLKKIHKLPVAPRLIKFLNHQERKQDF, encoded by the exons ATGGCAGCCGCCCATGTGTCCATGCCAGGTACAACACACAACAACATGGACTTTGCTGACTACAGTCTCTACAGCGAGCTGTCTGATGATGAGCTCATGGAGCTGGCAATTGAGCGGAGCATTGCTGATGCTCAGAACTCTGCGTCAGACACTGAAAGCTCAAAGACCCCCACTTCTCCAAACAGGCCAGCAGCCCGATGGCAAGCTCCACCATCACATCCTCCCCAGCCGCAACCAGAACTGACTGCGTGTCCCGCCAATCCACCCAG agaaaCAATATGTCCACAGGATGTAAATTCAGTAAGTCACTTTGTTACTGGTAATGGCAAGCGAATGATGGAATACCGAAAATATGACGGAAGTTTGCAAGTTGCCCATGTGCCTGAAGA GGAGTTTGATCCTATTGCTAAGGCCATTTTGGAAGGAGATGTAGGATCAGTGAAACTGTTGGTTAAGCAACCTGGGTGCAACCTTCTTAAACCAAATAAAGATGGATGGATGCCTTTGCACGAGGCGGCATATTATGGACAAGATCAATGTATTAAAATTCTCCTGAGAG CTCAACCTGGGATGATCAACCAGTGCACTTTGAATGAGCAGACTGCTTTAATGATAGCTGTGGTAATGGAACATCTTGCATGCATGGAGTGTCTTCTAGAGAAAGGAGCTGATCCTGATATTACCAATAAGGATAGGGAGACTCCCCTTTACAAAG CATGTGAGAAGGAAAACCCAACAATGGTTGCCATGTTACTGAATTATGGCGCCTCTGTGAATAAGAGCTGTATTCAAGGCTGGACCGCTCTCCATGAGAGTGTGTGCAGGAACAATGTGGAAATCTGTGAGATGCTGTTGAAAGCTGGAGCCAAAGTCAGCATACCCAACATGTACGGAATCACTCCTATCTTTGTGGCCGCCCAAAGTGGAAAAGTGGATGCCCTTcgcatgcttttaaaaaatg GTGCAGATCTCAACAGCGAGGCTGCAGATGGAGCCACAGCACTGTATGAGGCCTGTAAAAATGGTCATGAGGGAACTGTACAGTTTCTTCTATCTCAAAATGCAGATGCCAACAAGCCAGGcaaaactggactgttgccaaTTCATATAGCTGCCCAGCATGGTAATGATAG CAAAGACCTCCTCACTTTCGGGTGTACCCACAAAATTGTCAGGGCAACTAA TATCATATCCATGCTGATCCCAGCCACAAGCAAGGCCAGAGTGAAGCGTTCAGGTATCAGCCCCCTCCATTTAGCAGCGGAGCGCAACAGAAACGATATTCTTGAGTTACTGATCGAGGCTGGCTTTGATGTCAATGCCACGTTGTCCGAGGGTCGTTCTATGATGTATGAAGATCGTCGCAGCACAGCTCTATACTTTGCTGTCATGAACAACAACATCAATGCTACCACCATGCTCCTGAAGGCTGGTGCTAATCCAAACCTGGACACATTCAACCCAGTCCTAGTGGCCCTGAGGCAGGGTTGCATCCAGACAGTGACTTTGCTGGTTGAACATGGTGCTAATGTCAATTCCTACATCCCAACTCACCCAACTACCTTTCCAGCCAGTGTTATGTTCTGCATGAAGTATCTGACTTTACTGAAGTATCTAATGGATAATGGCTGCGATGCCTTGTCATGTTTCAATTGTGTTTATGGCAGCAATCCTCATCCACCTATAAAAACTAGGTGTAATCCAAGATATGATTCTGATGAAGCAGTAGAAAAAACTTGTATTCAG TTCTGTGAGGTGATCTCTAGCGAACACGTCTCCCGTTGGGCAGGACCGATTATAGACGTGCTGCTTGATTATGTTGGGCATGTGAAACTGTGTGCACGACTCATTGAACATCTGGACAGTTTCCATGAGTGGCAGTGCATCAAAGAGAGAGCAA TGCCTCCACGCCCACTCATGCAGCTCTGCAGACTGAAAATCCGCAAACTGCTCGGGACCAAGAGACTGAAGAAAATTCACAAGCTTCCGGTTGCTCCAAGGTTGATCAAATTCCTAAATCATCAAGAACGAAAGCAAGACTTTTAA